A region of Geobacillus sp. 46C-IIa DNA encodes the following proteins:
- a CDS encoding cytochrome c oxidase subunit II, with the protein MHIHKYEKIWLTFGIGCLVVFLTVVGVSAFAAGQQPPSCLTTIDPEKVDTTPPFNQPGLVKKGNNEYELNIVVAAFSFTPNAIEIPKGAKVTINVTSKDVIHGFQIPGTNINMMVEPGYVNSLTTTFDEPGEYTILCNEYCGAGHHMMTARIRVVE; encoded by the coding sequence ATGCACATTCATAAGTACGAAAAAATTTGGCTGACGTTCGGCATCGGCTGTCTCGTTGTCTTTTTAACCGTCGTCGGTGTGAGCGCTTTCGCTGCCGGACAGCAACCGCCAAGCTGCTTGACGACGATCGATCCAGAGAAAGTGGACACGACCCCGCCATTCAATCAGCCCGGGCTTGTCAAAAAAGGAAATAACGAGTACGAACTAAACATTGTTGTCGCGGCGTTTTCCTTTACGCCAAATGCCATTGAGATTCCAAAAGGAGCGAAAGTGACGATTAACGTCACCTCGAAGGATGTGATCCATGGATTTCAAATTCCAGGAACAAACATCAACATGATGGTCGAACCTGGCTACGTCAACAGTTTGACGACGACGTTTGATGAGCCCGGCGAATATACGATTCTCTGCAATGAATATTGCGGCGCCGGCCACCATATGATGACGGCGCGCATTAGGGTGGTGGAGTAA
- a CDS encoding b(o/a)3-type cytochrome-c oxidase subunit 1 has translation MVQSLEKVDRRDAKLALAHLVVAFVALALGGFAGLLQTLVRSGKFELPGGISYYTILTTHGVLLGLVLTTFFIIGFQFAAVSRTTGALSSGLRRFGWIGFWMMTIGTAMSSFFILTGQAAVLYTFYAPLQAHAGFYIGLTLVVVGSWVSGFAMFAHYARWRKAHRGEASPLLTFMSVTNMVLWLVCTLGVAATVVFQLIPWSLGLTDRVNVLLSRTLFWYFGHPLVYFWLLPAYMVWYAVIPKVIGGKIFSDSLARLAFILFLLFSIPVGFHHQLLEPGISPFWKYVQVVLTFMVIIPSLMTAFAMFATFESYGRSQGATGLFGWWRKLPWGDARFFAPFVGMLFFIPAGTGGIINASHQLNQVVHNTIWVTGHFHLTVATTVILTFFGASYWLIPHLTGRVMTKAMNRLAIIQTIVWAVGMTFMSGSMHFAGLLGAPRRSAFSTYGNSPQALEWIPYQIAQAVGGTILFIGIILILVIVINLAFFAPKGETEFPVAEAAAPQERAALALENWKLWIGLVVALILIAYTVPLIDIIQNAPPGSKGYKLW, from the coding sequence ATGGTACAATCATTGGAAAAAGTCGATCGCCGTGACGCCAAACTGGCGCTGGCGCATTTAGTTGTCGCTTTTGTTGCTCTCGCATTAGGCGGCTTCGCCGGCCTACTGCAAACACTCGTCCGTTCCGGCAAGTTTGAACTGCCGGGTGGCATCAGCTATTATACGATTTTAACGACGCACGGTGTCCTGCTTGGTCTTGTATTGACGACGTTTTTCATTATCGGCTTTCAGTTTGCTGCCGTCAGCCGCACGACCGGAGCGCTTTCGAGCGGTTTGCGCCGGTTTGGCTGGATCGGCTTTTGGATGATGACGATCGGAACGGCCATGAGCTCCTTTTTCATTCTTACTGGGCAAGCGGCCGTACTGTATACATTTTATGCGCCGCTGCAAGCGCACGCCGGCTTTTATATCGGTTTGACGCTTGTGGTCGTCGGCAGCTGGGTGAGCGGTTTTGCGATGTTCGCCCATTATGCACGTTGGCGGAAAGCGCACCGCGGCGAAGCGAGCCCGTTGTTGACATTTATGTCGGTGACAAATATGGTGTTATGGCTCGTCTGCACGCTCGGTGTGGCTGCAACCGTCGTCTTTCAGCTGATTCCGTGGTCGCTTGGGCTCACCGACCGGGTGAACGTGCTATTGAGCCGAACGCTGTTTTGGTATTTCGGGCATCCGCTCGTTTACTTCTGGCTGCTGCCGGCGTATATGGTTTGGTACGCCGTCATTCCGAAAGTGATCGGCGGCAAAATCTTCTCTGATTCGCTCGCACGGCTGGCGTTTATCTTGTTTTTGCTTTTTTCCATTCCGGTCGGATTCCATCATCAATTGCTGGAGCCGGGGATCTCGCCGTTTTGGAAATACGTGCAAGTCGTCTTGACGTTTATGGTCATCATTCCATCGTTGATGACGGCGTTCGCCATGTTTGCGACGTTTGAATCATACGGCCGCTCGCAAGGAGCAACCGGCTTGTTTGGCTGGTGGCGGAAACTGCCGTGGGGAGATGCGCGCTTTTTCGCACCCTTTGTCGGAATGCTGTTTTTCATTCCAGCCGGCACCGGCGGGATTATTAACGCTTCGCATCAACTCAACCAAGTCGTCCATAACACGATTTGGGTGACCGGCCACTTCCATCTGACCGTGGCTACAACTGTCATCCTCACCTTTTTTGGTGCGTCGTACTGGCTCATTCCACATTTGACTGGCCGGGTGATGACGAAGGCGATGAACCGCCTCGCCATCATTCAAACGATCGTTTGGGCGGTCGGAATGACGTTTATGTCCGGCTCGATGCATTTTGCCGGCTTGCTTGGAGCGCCAAGACGTTCAGCGTTCTCGACGTACGGCAATTCGCCGCAGGCGCTCGAATGGATTCCGTATCAAATCGCACAAGCTGTCGGTGGAACGATCTTATTTATCGGCATCATTCTCATTCTCGTCATCGTCATCAACTTGGCGTTTTTCGCCCCGAAAGGCGAAACGGAATTTCCGGTCGCCGAAGCGGCCGCCCCGCAGGAACGGGCCGCACTGGCGCTTGAAAACTGGAAACTTTGGATCGGCCTTGTCGTTGCGCTTATTTTGATCGCGTATACTGTGCCGCTCATCGACATTATCCAAAACGCCCCGCCAGGGTCGAAAGGATATAAATTATGGTAA
- a CDS encoding carboxypeptidase M32: MVKRVEEQFLQYVKKMMGYHEAINLMYWDLRTGAPKKGVEQRSEVIGMLSEEAFNMSTSEEMAAFIAKLSPKGVYEQLDEVTQHTLNECKKEYERNKKIPVEEYKQYVVLCSKAESVWEEARAAADFDRFRPYLEQIIEFQRRFIGYWGYEGHPYNTLLDQYEPGMTVELLDGLFGQLREHIVPLVHAISAATDQPDTSFLFAPFPKEKQRAFLLELLVDLGYDFGKGRLDETVHPFAIGLNPNDVRITTRYDERDFRTAIFGTIHECGHALYEQHISEAFVGTPLAGGASMGIHESQSLFFENMIGRHPSFWKRHYPRLQQYAPEQFAGVSLDAFYRAINEVKPSLIRIEADELTYPLHIIVRYEIEKQLFAGEIEAADLPDVWNEKYEQYLGIHPHNDAVGVLQDVHWSGGSFGYFPSYALGYMYAAQFKQALEKELDVARLLEEGNITPIREWLTANVHRFGKTKKPLDLVRDATGEPLKAEYLIQYLEEKYKAIYRR; this comes from the coding sequence ATGGTGAAGCGAGTAGAAGAACAGTTTTTGCAGTATGTCAAAAAAATGATGGGGTATCATGAGGCCATCAATTTAATGTATTGGGATTTGCGGACCGGCGCTCCGAAAAAAGGGGTGGAGCAGCGTTCCGAAGTGATCGGCATGCTGTCGGAAGAAGCGTTTAACATGTCAACGTCAGAGGAAATGGCAGCGTTTATCGCCAAGCTGTCACCGAAAGGGGTTTACGAACAGCTTGATGAAGTGACGCAGCATACGCTCAACGAATGCAAAAAAGAATATGAACGAAACAAAAAGATTCCGGTCGAAGAGTATAAGCAGTATGTTGTGCTCTGCTCAAAGGCGGAAAGCGTGTGGGAAGAAGCGAGAGCGGCCGCTGATTTTGATCGTTTTCGTCCGTATTTGGAACAAATCATCGAGTTTCAGCGCCGCTTTATCGGCTATTGGGGGTATGAAGGGCATCCGTATAATACGCTGCTCGATCAGTACGAGCCAGGCATGACGGTCGAGTTGCTTGACGGATTGTTCGGTCAATTGCGCGAGCACATCGTTCCGCTTGTGCACGCCATTTCTGCTGCAACCGATCAGCCAGATACATCATTTTTATTTGCGCCATTTCCGAAAGAAAAGCAGCGCGCCTTCCTGTTGGAGCTGCTTGTCGACCTCGGCTACGATTTCGGAAAAGGACGGCTTGATGAGACGGTTCATCCGTTTGCGATCGGGCTTAATCCGAACGATGTCCGCATTACGACACGTTACGATGAGCGCGATTTTCGCACCGCTATTTTCGGCACGATCCATGAGTGCGGGCATGCCCTCTATGAACAGCACATTTCCGAAGCGTTTGTCGGCACACCGCTTGCGGGCGGGGCGTCGATGGGTATTCACGAATCGCAGTCGCTTTTTTTTGAAAATATGATCGGCCGCCATCCATCGTTTTGGAAACGGCATTATCCGCGTTTGCAGCAATATGCGCCGGAACAGTTTGCGGGCGTTTCGCTTGATGCGTTTTACCGGGCGATCAATGAGGTGAAGCCGTCGTTGATTCGCATTGAGGCTGACGAACTGACGTATCCGCTTCACATTATTGTTCGGTATGAAATAGAAAAGCAACTGTTTGCTGGAGAGATTGAAGCTGCTGATTTGCCGGACGTGTGGAACGAGAAATACGAACAATATCTTGGCATCCACCCGCACAACGATGCGGTCGGTGTTTTGCAGGACGTCCATTGGTCGGGCGGCAGCTTCGGCTATTTTCCGTCCTATGCGCTCGGCTATATGTACGCGGCGCAATTCAAACAAGCGCTTGAAAAAGAGCTAGATGTTGCCCGACTGCTTGAGGAAGGGAACATCACGCCGATTCGTGAATGGCTGACCGCCAACGTTCACCGGTTCGGCAAAACAAAAAAGCCGCTTGATCTTGTGCGTGATGCGACAGGCGAACCGCTGAAAGCCGAGTATTTAATTCAATATTTGGAAGAGAAGTATAAAGCCATTTATAGACGTTAA